Proteins from a genomic interval of Coleofasciculus sp. FACHB-T130:
- a CDS encoding CheR family methyltransferase gives MSFQRQFNEALIQRFIQLIGTHTGLQIRPQEREALCEKICFRMNVISIYLPEAYYQLLEIDTYQSQGEWQELANLLTIGESYFFRDRGQFSLLRHQILPRLIAAKKQTKTLRIWSAGCSTGEEPYSLAILLTELIPDWESWNLYILGTDINQESINKAKQGVYSSWSFRLLDQKLQSCYFEPHGTEWRINNNIQNIVNFKTVNLVKTPFPNLLLDVQNIDLILCRNVFVYFDKPAISLVVNKFYNTLQPEGYLLTAHAELQGIDISLFHTESFPESTIYQRPKETFGGKLSKKKAKVYSDTEEPILCPSSLAANKVKIELAHLVSKNYSLVPIKDKISNEVNECKRLSNLEISEKSANNSSFQAFLCEAKTLFKQKYYPSAIQKTEQAIALAPKNFDSYYLMAQIYANLGEYDKAVHYCQLALKIDSLSEKPLYLLAHIAEERGDVEEAKSLLKKIIYLVPSSISAYLEISGIYELEGNLSRALKMRTVALEILKKLPQESIVESQEKMTVGELIVHIQKMLQPQL, from the coding sequence GTGTCATTTCAAAGACAATTTAATGAAGCTCTCATACAGCGTTTTATACAACTCATCGGGACTCATACAGGCTTACAGATTCGTCCGCAAGAGCGAGAAGCTTTATGTGAAAAAATTTGCTTCCGGATGAACGTCATTTCTATCTATCTTCCTGAGGCTTATTACCAATTATTAGAAATCGATACTTATCAAAGTCAGGGCGAATGGCAAGAACTAGCGAATTTGTTAACAATTGGCGAAAGTTACTTTTTTCGAGACAGAGGTCAGTTTTCTTTATTAAGACATCAAATTTTACCGCGATTGATAGCCGCTAAGAAACAAACAAAAACTCTGCGGATTTGGAGCGCGGGATGCTCAACTGGCGAAGAACCTTATTCTCTAGCTATTCTCCTCACCGAACTCATTCCAGATTGGGAAAGCTGGAATCTCTATATTTTAGGAACAGATATCAATCAAGAGTCTATCAATAAAGCAAAACAAGGAGTTTATAGTTCTTGGTCATTTCGATTGTTAGACCAGAAACTACAAAGCTGCTACTTTGAGCCACATGGGACGGAATGGAGAATTAACAACAACATTCAAAACATAGTTAATTTCAAAACTGTCAATTTAGTTAAAACGCCCTTTCCTAATTTATTGTTAGATGTTCAAAATATTGATTTAATTCTTTGTCGAAATGTCTTTGTTTATTTTGATAAACCTGCTATTTCACTTGTTGTCAATAAATTTTACAATACTTTACAACCAGAAGGATATCTTTTGACGGCTCATGCTGAACTTCAGGGGATAGATATCAGCTTATTTCACACGGAGTCGTTTCCCGAATCAACGATCTATCAACGCCCTAAGGAGACGTTTGGAGGGAAGCTTTCAAAGAAGAAAGCAAAAGTTTATTCTGACACTGAAGAACCAATACTTTGCCCATCTTCCCTAGCAGCAAATAAGGTGAAAATAGAACTAGCACACTTAGTTTCTAAAAATTACTCTCTGGTGCCAATAAAAGACAAAATTAGTAACGAAGTCAATGAATGCAAACGCTTATCCAATCTTGAAATCAGCGAGAAATCGGCGAATAATTCAAGCTTTCAGGCATTTCTCTGTGAAGCTAAAACCCTTTTTAAACAGAAGTATTATCCCTCAGCAATTCAAAAAACAGAGCAAGCGATCGCTTTGGCACCCAAAAACTTTGACTCTTACTATCTGATGGCTCAAATATATGCCAACTTAGGTGAATATGACAAGGCAGTTCACTACTGCCAACTAGCACTTAAAATCGATTCTCTTTCTGAAAAACCTTTATACCTACTCGCCCATATTGCGGAAGAACGGGGGGATGTTGAAGAAGCTAAAAGTTTATTAAAAAAAATTATTTACTTAGTGCCTTCATCTATCTCGGCATATCTGGAAATTAGCGGCATTTACGAACTAGAAGGAAATCTTTCTAGAGCTTTAAAAATGCGAACAGTTGCTTTAGAAATTTTAAAAAAATTACCTCAAGAATCGATAGTTGAATCCCAAGAAAAAATGACCGTTGGAGAATTGATCGTACACATCCAAAAAATGTTACAACCACAGTTATAA